The Gammaproteobacteria bacterium genome includes the window CCCGCGAGAAGCTCTGGGAACCGAGGATATCGAAAGCCGGTATTGCCGATACAGCACTTTGGGCGCGAAGCGGGACGGCGCGCGAATGAACAAGTTATCGAAAATGTAGCGTTTGATCCAATCAAAAGCCGAAACTAACCCGCATCGCTCACCGATCATCTGACTTCGGCGTTATTTAGTGCCAGGATGTGGCCGAGGCAGCCCGAGAGCCCCTTCCTCGTGCCAACGCGCTTGCCAGGATGGGGATTTGCGTATTTTTTGGCTCTCCGACATCGCGGGGAGGGGACTTTTTCAACCAAGCAGGCGTACCCGCTCCTCAGCACCGGTGTCTGATGGCTTGTGGCGGCGTTGTGGGATAGGGGAAGGTCTATCCGGAGGGCGACCAGGGGGGGTGGCGGTTGAGGTTGCTCAGGATCCGGGCGATGTCGCCGGCGTACGGATATGTTTCCGAGAAGGACAGCCAGACCTTGCGCACCGTCAGGCGCAGGCGGGCACCGATTTTCAGCAGCTTCAGGCGGATCGT containing:
- a CDS encoding IS1380 family transposase, whose product is TLRANQLRLYFSSFAYVLLHGLRRLGLAGTAFARAQSTTIRLKLLKIGARLRLTVRKVWLSFSETYPYAGDIARILSNLNRHPPWSPSG